A window of Chitinivibrio alkaliphilus ACht1 genomic DNA:
AGAAAAAATTGGCGGCTGGGACACCGGAACCGCAGAGGATCTTGATATAACCATTCGCCTGAAAGAATTTATGGGAAGAAACCCAAAACTGAAAATCGTTTTTGATCCCCATGCCACATCTCATACGGATGTACCGGATCGTTTTCGGGATCTTATCACGCAGAGATTTCGCTGGGACGGCGACCTGGCATTTCTGTATATAAAAAAATACTGGCGCATTTTTACACCCAAAATCGTGGGGTGGAAAAACTTTTTACAGCTTACAGTATACGGTTTAGGCATACAGATTGTCCTCCCCTTTCTGCTGGTTCTCTTTCATGTCTGGCTTATGGTCAATTTTCCCGCAGGCCATGTGGCAGGAATTCTTTCCTTTACCTACCTGGTATATACCCTTTTTACTGCGATTTTTTATTTCCAGTATTTGTGGATGATTTCACGGGAAAAGAAAAAGGACATTCTCCTCATACCATGGATTTTTGTATATCCCGCGTATGCCTTTATTCTTCGTATTATGATGACCCTGTTTATTCTCAAGGAGCTGCTCTTTGAGGCACATAGATATTCGTCCATGGCCCCCCAGTGGGTACTTGAGAAAGGAAAATTCTAATATGTTCATCGCCTGGATTATTCTGCTTGTCAGCCTGCTTTCAGCGGAGTCTGTAAAAACACTGGAAGATTTTGAAGCATTGCATACCACATCATTTGTGGATAATCGATTTGCTGCCCGTAAAAAATCCCTGCAGAAACCCGCAGAGTCGGAGCAGGGACTCCCGCACTCATGGATTTCCACGGGAGTGGAAGGCGGCTACACAAATGATTTGGAACGAGAGCTTTCCTACCCATTTCACTCCGGCTTTATTCGGTATACCATCCCCGTACGACAGATGAATGTGGCGGAGCCATTTGAAAGCACCCGATATTCCCTTGATACCATTTTGCTTAATTATGCACAGACACAGGCTTTGGAAGAAAATCTTTTTGCCATTCAGCAGGCCTATATCACCTATTGGAATAATCGCAGAAAACGCCTCCTTGCAGAACGGGCACTGGAAGAAAAAAACGAGGTTGACAGTATTCTTTCCGATCGAAAAAACTCGGGACTGCTTCTTATGGCTGATAAAGTTGAATTGCAGCAGATATTTACCGCCATAGAAAGAAACCGTAATGAATTTGCCCGCCGTGAAGAGCTGGCACTGACTGAACTTGAGTATCTATGTCGTAGATCCATTCCGCCCTTTACCCCCCTTCAGCCACCCGTGGTACATATTATGGATACATCCCAGTACACCCAAAAGATGATAGGTTCCCGGGAGGATTCTCTTATAACTGTCCTGAAATCTCTTCGTGATGAAGAAAACCGTGATCCCTCCATCTATGCTGCATATACGGGGGTTTCGCTCAGGTATACGGGCAGACCGGAATATGAATTCGGTGGAGACGGCCGTATTTTTTTCAATCTTGATATCCCCTTTGGTGCCCGCCAAACCCGTGCGACCCAAAAAAAAGGGAAACCTTAACCATTCGTGCAGCCATACAGAATACAGAAGAGGAAAAACACCGGATTATTCGCGATTTTACACGACAGTATATACAGTATATATCCCGGAAAAAAGAACTCAGTTCCCGTACAAAATCTCTTGAAAAAAGGCTTCGGGCACTTCGGGGAACATATCTGCGGAGCGGATTTTCCGACGGTGACATGATTACTGTTTTTATTCATACACGCCACCGCTATTATCAGGGCATACTTGAATATTTTGATGCGGAAGCAGAATATATTCTCAGTACCTACGACGTTAAAAACAGTGCACGCTCCTCAGTTGCACACTCCCGTTCTTCTCATATTGATATATCCTACGAAAGTAAAAACAGACCGCAAAAACAACTTCTCAATCTCAAACTTTCTCCAATGATTGAAAAAAATATATCCGTGCAGGAAATGGAATCACGCTTTGAAGAAAAAATCTTACCCCCCGATACCTCAGTGGAAACAGAAAGAATCAATACCCCGACAAAGAAACACAGCTTTTTTGTGTGGTCCCGCAATGATTTTGAACTACACCGCCTCGAAAAAGACATTCAAACCCTTGCGGTGGCATTCTCCGCAGAAGAAGTCAATCAACTTAAAACAAATCCGCGTAAGCGGGAACAACTGCACCAATATATAGGGACACTGCATCAACGGGGCATAGCTGTGGGCCTGCTCTTGGGTGAACCCCGATGGATGCTTCCCGAGTTTCGCGACAATCTAAAAGAACTGCTTGTATTCTTTTCACAATTCAGTTTTGACGAAATAGTCTATGACCTGGAGCCCAATCAGCTTTCACAGCCGGGCTACATAGATGAGCCTCTGAGCGATTCTCTGGCCCTGGTGCGCCTATGGGAAACCCTTACTGAGCTCCAACCATATACTTTTGCCCCCTTTTCCTGTGCCGTTCACTACCGCTACCTGACACAAAAAATTGACAACAGGGCCTTCGGCAGTCTGATAAAAGGTCTTTCTCCGCACCATATCATACTTATGATATATTCGGGGAATCACGCCACTGTCACCCGGCGTATGCAGCGGCTGCTGTCAGAATTCCCCACCCTGCCTCTGAGCGCGGCAGTATCTGTGGAACCCACTCCCATTGTCGCCGATGACGAAACCTACGCGCAGCACAGCAGCGAAGAATTTTACAATGTACTGGAGAAAATACATACAGATCTTAAAAGTTTTTCACAATTTTCGGGACTTTGGATTCAGTCCATGGAGTTTTATCAGGAGATGCAAAAATGAAAATACGATTCACCAATAATTCCTTAAATACTGCAGAACGTAAAAATGGTGTCAATGTGATCTACTCTGCCGCAAAACGAAGCTTCCCGCGTATACGCTGGCTTATTATAGTGGGTATAGTCATATCGCCGCTTCTGTTTTTTCTGGGAATGATCCTGCTCAATACCCTCTATATAGAAAATACGGGGTATGTCCACTCACTGCACACCCATATTTTTGCCATTGAAGACGGTCGGGTTGAACAGCTGTTTTACCATCGGTTCTCACCCATTGACTCCGGGGCACAAATACTATCATTTTCCCCTCACTCATCCCAGGTATATCAGGAGAACCCCATATCCCTTCCCCCCTCATCAGAACGGGAGGATGAAACTATTCATATTCTGAAAGAACGAATCGGCAGTGAAGAACGCGAGGCTAGCCGAGCCTACACAAAACTTGAAAATATGCGGCAGCTTATGCAACGGGGGGCTGCAACATCGCGTGAAGTCGATGCCGCCAGAAGAGTCTATATGGGACACCGAAACACCCTGCAGTCTCTTCTGCGTGAATATGGTACCCGCACAAAAAACATCAATACAGAAGACCAGCCACTCACAGCAGCGGCCGGCTCACATCGATATACAGAACCATACACCGCACCCTGGAACGGCCGAATTATTAAACAGCATGCAGAACCGGGAGAATGGCTAAAACGCCATGACCGGTTAGTAACTCTGCAGAAAAACCCCGCAGAATACACTATCCGACTCTCCATAAAGCCACAACAACTATCTCATATACAGGAAAATACGGTAATGAAACTTTCGTCTCAAACGGGGGGTGATATTCGTGCACGGGTGATTTCCCTGGATCCCTATATTCCACCGGAAGAACTGCAGGAGCGCCCCTATTTTTTTCAAGACTCCCGACATATCACCATACTCCTGGAACCGATGGAGACTCTCCCTGAACAATTCCGCATCATCGGGCTTCCGCTGACTTCACGAAATCCACGGTTCAGCTTTTTGTACAAAATACGTGAATTTCAACGTAAGAATATCCGCCCTCTTTTCACGCTATGAAAGAGTAACGGGGGGCTGTTCTAATACGCATACTACCAGTACACATAAAACAGCCCCGCTCAATCACTTACCGGGACAAGCTAAAAAATAAAATCAGAGCCGATATGAAAACTCACATCACGGTCAACATCATCGCCGCTTTCTATGAGGGGAATATTCACCCGTGCATAAAAAGACTGCCAGAACGGCGACCCGATTTC
This region includes:
- a CDS encoding HlyD family efflux transporter periplasmic adaptor subunit, which translates into the protein MKIRFTNNSLNTAERKNGVNVIYSAAKRSFPRIRWLIIVGIVISPLLFFLGMILLNTLYIENTGYVHSLHTHIFAIEDGRVEQLFYHRFSPIDSGAQILSFSPHSSQVYQENPISLPPSSEREDETIHILKERIGSEEREASRAYTKLENMRQLMQRGAATSREVDAARRVYMGHRNTLQSLLREYGTRTKNINTEDQPLTAAAGSHRYTEPYTAPWNGRIIKQHAEPGEWLKRHDRLVTLQKNPAEYTIRLSIKPQQLSHIQENTVMKLSSQTGGDIRARVISLDPYIPPEELQERPYFFQDSRHITILLEPMETLPEQFRIIGLPLTSRNPRFSFLYKIREFQRKNIRPLFTL